In a single window of the Nilaparvata lugens isolate BPH chromosome 1, ASM1435652v1, whole genome shotgun sequence genome:
- the LOC120349490 gene encoding uncharacterized protein LOC120349490 — translation MIQVERTKEMRLNSIKTQILSYLGLLGGQPNISSNQNNGTSNQQAEIIRQMYDKMKRLPQWPPSDVYTEKVQSFYPSCELPRNTDEELWSNGESMHLLFDLNFPTSLQGNVVNIIAAKLRLHKVSQANMTVAVSETCPPPAFDGGESTPAIKAFNPSLPLPPSPITVDDKKIRVSIYWYTRSLKKHRVKRKLLDSQMVSVYGDAWTEWNVRQAVKAWKESNKNFGLAIEVEDEDGNLLPAHKYFSPMNCSKEASTSRPIPGFLVDAARLFSLEHNQSETSNGGSSSAYHFNTHMFPMIDLCTVELPETEIAEAVLYHNAKFALERQLLTVVRNNSIASADVMDDNRHRIRHQNHHRIVVMNSTAVEAMADAASSISSSSPPASASLIASSPVRHTEVVRRDNGDSVEEMTFTSSTDDLDGDQLRKHIIVQKVIKRNRQPASAD, via the exons ATGATCCAGGTGGAGAG GACAAAGGAGATGCGTCTGAATTCAATCAAGACGCAGATACTGAGCTACCTGGGTCTTCTGGGCGGGCAGCCCAATATCAGCAGCAACCAGAACAACGGCACAAGCAATCAACAGGCGGAGATCATCCGTCAGATGTACGACAAGATGAAGAGGTTACCGCAGTGGCCTCCCTCCGATGTATACACCGAGAAAGTACAGAGTTTCTACCCTTCCT GTGAATTACCAAGGAATACAGATGAAGAACTGTGGAGCAACGGAGAGTCGATGCATTTGCTGtttgatttgaatttcccgACCAGTTTGCAAGGCAATGTTGTCAACATCATCGCTGCTAAACTCAGGCTGCATAAGGTCTCCCAG GCCAACATGACAGTGGCTGTTTCTGAGACGTGCCCTCCTCCTGCATTCGATGGGGGTGAGTCCACCCCTGCCATCAAGGCATTCAACCCCAGCCTCCCTCTACCACCTTCCCCTATCACCGTGGACGATAAGAAAATTCGAGTCTCCATCTACTGGTACACCAGATCCCTCAAGAAACACCGCG TGAAGAGGAAGCTGCTAGACAGTCAGATGGTGTCTGTGTACGGGGACGCGTGGACCGAGTGGAATGTCCGCCAGGCAGTCAAGGCCTGGAAGGAGTCCAACAAGAACTTCGGCCTGGCCATCGAGGTGGAAGATGAAGACGGAAATCTGCTGCCGGCACACAAATACTTCTCGCCTATGAACTGCTCCAAGGAGGCCT CGACCTCCCGACCAATCCCCGGCTTCCTGGTGGACGCGGCACGCCTCTTCTCGCTGGAGCACAACCAATCAGAGACGAGCAATGGCGGCAGTAGCTCCGCCTACCACTTCAACACGCACATGTTCCCCATGATAGACCTGTGCACGGTTGAACTGCCCGAGACGGAAATCGCCGAAGCTGTGCTCTATCATAATGCCAAGTTCGCACTGGAAAGACAGCTGTTGACTGTCGTGAGGAATAACAGCATTGCGTCAGCTGACGTCATGGATGACAACAGGCATAGGATCAGGCATCAGAATCATCATAG GATTGTGGTGATGAACAGCACCGCTGTGGAAGCAATGGCGGATGCTGCCTCTTCGATCTCGTCATCGTCGCCTCCAGCCAGTGCCTCACTGATCGCGTCGTCGCCAGTGCGACACACAGAGGTGGTGCGACGCGACAACGGCGACAGTGTCGAGGAGATGACCTTCACGAGCAGCACCGATGACCTTGACGGCGATCAGCTGAGAAAGCACATCATTGTGCAGAAGGTCATCAAACGCAACCGGCAGCCAGCGTCAGCTGATTGA